A single window of Priestia filamentosa DNA harbors:
- a CDS encoding o-succinylbenzoate--CoA ligase translates to MEQTMPSWLKKRAFLSPNRIAIKTMKEEITFKELFIKAEEIGKKLGALGIEKGRHVGILAHNSLDFVIFLHALLGIGAKVVFLNTKLTEKELSFQLENSKASILITDDELFKTSITGIQKASFSEVKKLEERNLSFQEEVSLSDVATIMYTSGTTGNPKGVVQTYGNHWWSATGSSLNLGLHDNDRWLLAVPLFHISGFSILMRSVIYGMTVILHEKFEAERVQHAIFHEGVTIISCVTAMLQKMLEHLHEPYPDTFRCLLLGGGPAPLPILEKCKEANIPVYQTYGMTETSSQIVTLSPEDALTKLGSAGKVLFPAQLKIKSENHQEVGEIVVKGPNVTKGYLYNEEATNKAIIDGWLHTGDMGYVDEDGYLYVLDRRSDLIISGGENVYPAEIESVLLSHPAVKEAGVTGQDDERWGKVPAAFLVVAHSIEESELKSFCQKRLASFKIPANFYFVDELTRNASNKLVRRKLFSLLEGQQNED, encoded by the coding sequence ATGGAACAGACAATGCCAAGCTGGTTAAAAAAGAGAGCTTTTCTGTCTCCGAACCGGATTGCAATTAAAACGATGAAAGAAGAAATTACATTTAAAGAACTTTTTATAAAAGCAGAAGAAATAGGGAAGAAGTTAGGGGCACTTGGGATAGAAAAAGGAAGACATGTTGGGATTCTTGCTCACAATAGTTTAGATTTCGTCATTTTTCTTCATGCACTGCTTGGTATAGGAGCTAAAGTTGTGTTTTTAAATACTAAGCTAACGGAGAAAGAGCTGTCGTTTCAGCTAGAAAATAGTAAAGCTTCTATTCTTATTACAGATGATGAACTATTTAAAACGTCAATTACAGGTATTCAAAAAGCTTCATTTTCAGAAGTGAAAAAACTTGAAGAGCGTAATCTATCTTTCCAAGAGGAAGTTTCCCTTTCAGATGTAGCAACAATTATGTATACATCAGGAACAACAGGAAATCCAAAAGGGGTTGTTCAAACGTATGGGAACCATTGGTGGAGTGCGACTGGATCTTCTTTAAACTTAGGTCTTCATGATAATGATCGTTGGCTTTTGGCCGTACCACTTTTTCATATTAGTGGATTTTCGATTTTAATGCGCAGCGTCATCTATGGAATGACTGTAATTCTTCATGAGAAATTTGAGGCAGAAAGAGTGCAACATGCTATTTTTCATGAGGGGGTAACAATTATATCCTGTGTAACAGCAATGCTACAGAAAATGCTAGAGCATCTTCACGAGCCGTATCCAGATACATTTCGATGTCTTCTCTTAGGAGGAGGTCCAGCTCCTTTGCCAATACTAGAAAAGTGCAAAGAAGCAAACATTCCTGTCTATCAAACATATGGAATGACGGAAACTTCCTCACAAATTGTAACTCTTTCACCTGAGGATGCGCTTACTAAACTTGGGTCGGCTGGAAAGGTGCTTTTCCCTGCGCAGCTAAAAATAAAATCAGAGAATCATCAAGAAGTAGGAGAGATTGTTGTAAAAGGACCGAACGTGACAAAAGGATATCTCTACAACGAGGAAGCAACAAATAAAGCCATTATAGATGGGTGGCTTCATACAGGAGATATGGGATATGTTGATGAAGATGGTTATTTGTACGTACTTGATCGACGTTCAGACTTAATCATCTCAGGGGGCGAAAATGTATATCCGGCAGAAATAGAATCTGTGCTTCTTTCGCATCCTGCTGTTAAAGAAGCTGGTGTAACAGGTCAAGATGATGAAAGATGGGGGAAAGTTCCGGCTGCTTTTCTTGTCGTGGCACACTCTATAGAGGAAAGTGAGCTAAAATCGTTCTGTCAAAAAAGACTCGCTTCCTTCAAGATTCCAGCAAACTTTTATTTCGTAGATGAGCTAACAAGAAACGCTTCAAATAAATTAGTGAGACGAAAGCTGTTTTCTTTGCTAGAAGGTCAACAAAATGAAGATTGA